From Panicum hallii strain FIL2 chromosome 2, PHallii_v3.1, whole genome shotgun sequence, a single genomic window includes:
- the LOC112881601 gene encoding dehydration-responsive element-binding protein 1A-like has product MCLIKKEMSAESGSPCSWASPSTSSSEHHQTVWTSPPKRPAGRTKFRETRHPVFRGVRRRGNAGRWVCEVRVPGRRGCRLWLGTFDTAEAAARAHDAAMLAIAGAGACLNFADSARLLAVPASYASLADVRHAVAEAVEVFQRREAQAEDDARSATSSTPSSPANDDDGEESSPATEDSPFEMDVLGDMSWDLYYASLAQAMLMEPPSTVTAFCDDAVAEVPLWSY; this is encoded by the coding sequence ATGTGCCTGATCAAGAAGGAGATGAGCGCCGAGTCTGGCTCGCCGTGCAGCTGGGCTTCGCCCTCAACCTCGTCGTCGGAGCACCACCAGACGGTGTGGACGTCGCCGCCgaagcggccggcggggcggacCAAGTTCCGGGAGACGCGGCACCCCGTTTTCCGCGGCGTGCGGCGCCGGGGCAACGCCGGGCGGTGGGTGTGCGAGGTGCGCGTGCCGGGGAGGCGCGGCTGCAGGCTCTGGCTCGGCACCTTCGACACCGCCGAggccgcggcgcgcgcgcacgACGCCGCCATGCTCGCCATCGCCGGCGCGGGCGCCTGCCTCAACTTCGCCGACTCCGCGCGGCTGCTCGCGGTCCCGGCCTCGTACGCCAGCCTCGCCGACGTCCGCCACGCGGTCGCCGAGGCCGTGGAGGTGTTCCAGCGGCGCGAGGCGCAGGCGGAGGATGACGCGCGCTCGGCCACGTCCTCCACGCCGTCCTCTCCCGCcaacgacgacgacggcgaggagtcATCTCCGGCCACCGAGGACTCGCCGTTCGAAATGGACGTGCTCGGTGACATGAGCTGGGACTTGTACTACGCGAGCTTGGCGCAGGCGATGCTCATGGAGCCACCGTCCACAGTCACCGCGTTCTGCGACGACGCCGTCGCAGAAGTGCCACTCTGGAGCTACTAG